The Methylopila sp. M107 genome contains the following window.
GCCCTCCGTGCTGCACGGCCTCGATGGCCTCAGGGGCTGCGCGACCGTGGTGAAGGAGACGCTGCTCTCCGACAACGGCCTGTTCGTGCTCGGCCTCGTCGCCGCGAGCTTTTCCGCCGCGCTCGTCTCGGGACGTTTCAGGCCGACGCCGCCCAGCGGGGGCCAAGTCGTCCGCGGCCTTTTCGGCGGCGCGTTGATGGGGTGGGGCGCGATGACCGGACTCGGCTGCACCGTCGGCGTGCTGCTCTCCGGCATCCATGCGGGGGCGGTGTCGGGCTGGGTCTTCCTCGCCTTTTGCGTCGCCGGCGCGCTCGTCGCCGACGCGGCCGCGCGGCGCGCCTCCCAACGCACAGCTTGAGGGGGGACGCCGCTGGTCGCACGGCCGCGCGGCGTCCAGTATGAGGGAAGCGGGGTCGGCGGCGGTCGATTCGCAAGCCCGCATCCGGCCGTCGACCTTCGTTAAGACGCAATTCGAGGGCTTAGACGGCATCCGGCGCGCCTGCGCGGCGACCGGCCTTTCTCCTCCAGCGAGCGTTCGCCCGGCCCATGTCCCAAGCCGCGACCACCGACGACGCCCCCGGCGGAACGAAACCCTTCGCGGGCTTCGAATGGCTGATCGCGGGGCGCTATCTGCGCGCGCGGCGGAAAGAAGGTTTCATCTCGGTCATCGCCGGGTTCTCGTTCCTCGGCATCATGCTGGGCGTCGCGACGCTGATCATCGTGATGGCGGTGATGAACGGGTTCCGCACGGAACTGCTCAACAAGATTCTGGGCATCAACGGCCATGTCGTGGTGCAGCCGCTCGACGGGCCGCTGACCGATTACGAGCAGGTCGCGGAGCGCCTCGCCAAGGTTTCCGGCGTCAAGTTCGCGATCCCGCTGGTCGAGGGCCAGGCGCTGGCGTCGTCGCCGGCCGCCTCGAACGGAGTGCTGGTCCGGGGTCTTCGCGCGCAGGACCTCGGCAAGCTGAAGCTCGTCGCCTCGACCATCAAGGAAGGCACGCTCGAAGGCTTCGACGAGGCCGGCGGCATTCTCATCGGCCGCAGATTGGCGGACCAGCTCGGCGTGCGCGCGGGCGACACCATCTCGCTCGTCACCCCGCGCGGCGCCGTCACTCCAATGGGCGTCACGCCGCGCATCAAGGGCTATCAGGTGCAGGCGGTGTTCGAGATCGGCATGTCCGAATACGACGCCGCCTTCGCGTTCCTCCCCTTCGAGGAGGCGCAGGCCTATTTCAACCGAGAGGGCGACGCCTCGTCGATCGAGGTCTATCTCGACCATCCCGACCTCGTGGACGAGGTGAAGCCGGCGCTCGAAAAGGCCGCCGGCCGGCAGGTCTACATGGTCGACTGGCGGGCGCGGAACAAAACCTTCTTCTCCGCGCTCGAGGTCGAGCGGAACGTCATGTTCCTGATCCTCACCCTCATCGTGCTGGTGGCCGCGCTCAACATCATCTCCGGCCTCATCATGCTGGTGAAGGACAAGGGGCGCGACATCGCGATCCTGCGAACCATGGGCGCGACGCGCGGCGCCGTGATGCGCATCTTCCTGATCACCGGCGCCTCCATCGGCGTGGTCGGCACGCTTGCCGGCTTCGCGCTCGGCATGATCGTGTGCTGGAACGTGGAGGGCATCCGCGCCTTCCTCGCATACCTCACCGGCACCGAGCTGTTCTCGCCCGAGATCTACTTCCTCAGCCGCCTGCCGGCCGAGCCCAACGTCCGCGAGACCGCGACCGTGGTGCTGATGGCGCTGGTGCTCTCGGTGGTCGCGACGCTCTATCCGTCCTGGCGGGCCGCCAAGCTCGATCCGGTCGAGGCGCTCAGATACGAATGACCGAC
Protein-coding sequences here:
- a CDS encoding lipoprotein-releasing ABC transporter permease subunit, coding for MSQAATTDDAPGGTKPFAGFEWLIAGRYLRARRKEGFISVIAGFSFLGIMLGVATLIIVMAVMNGFRTELLNKILGINGHVVVQPLDGPLTDYEQVAERLAKVSGVKFAIPLVEGQALASSPAASNGVLVRGLRAQDLGKLKLVASTIKEGTLEGFDEAGGILIGRRLADQLGVRAGDTISLVTPRGAVTPMGVTPRIKGYQVQAVFEIGMSEYDAAFAFLPFEEAQAYFNREGDASSIEVYLDHPDLVDEVKPALEKAAGRQVYMVDWRARNKTFFSALEVERNVMFLILTLIVLVAALNIISGLIMLVKDKGRDIAILRTMGATRGAVMRIFLITGASIGVVGTLAGFALGMIVCWNVEGIRAFLAYLTGTELFSPEIYFLSRLPAEPNVRETATVVLMALVLSVVATLYPSWRAAKLDPVEALRYE